A stretch of Vicinamibacterales bacterium DNA encodes these proteins:
- a CDS encoding DUF6603 domain-containing protein: MSDFLSPFVTALAQAFSPVANGFSSKQELEAFLARYGWDVDVDGDQLDAINVAFAVAPLLEAVLENLDELVDGSDEARFRAALDILEQLKNLIEHVGNLAPGGVGALSPPFDDGAFWSELGDVLFEDLLVEYLRTNQGTIFALLHLIGAIRFERVTPAGPRRMPFTRGRLDWSELGAFFASPNDALKARYSWDTPGEDFDHAALLRALERGLHALGVRASMQPPRPALAAALLHDAVVADGVSELEMPIVDGIAAEDQTYWKIGLVAVPVTDPVKANVAPTGLAIAPILQGDLSIQTYFGRDIYLELTGAFDADRSILLRIYPNDVTLDTAWENATLEASMALVGAPGEPWLLLGGRESTRFELEGFHASYTIRGRIDDLESIVSIGTSAPGASPVKKLRLVLQLEGADSFVSSIAGDRDVAIEVGGTLTWSSKHGFAFEGQAGFELAIPLHLELGPIEISTLYLALAGRTRHGTAVLDGDFGVGIVGRLGPLTAVIENIGVRASVVPLPAGEGGAAGTADFDLGFKPPNGVGLSLDAGVVKGGGYLYLDFDKGEYAGALELTIDDFLSLKAIGLITTKLPGGQPGFSLLIIITAEFSPGIQLGFGFALTGVGGLLGLHRTMRLDALVAGVRTGAVSRLLFPTNVVENAPQIISDLKAIFPPQQGIFLIGPMAKISWGTPPLLNVSLGVIIQIPGNVAIVGKLRVALPTDDDEAVLVLQLAFVGALEFDKRRLWFFAGLFESRVLFITLEGEMGLLLDFSDNPNFVMSVGGFHPRFTAPPLPFPSPARLALTLVNESYARVRVELYFAITSNSVQMGCRAEAFFGFDAFSVTGHLSFDALLRFSPFYLIVQISAGFSVKVFGVGVWSVRLKGSLEGPTPWHIDGSAEISLLFWSFDVDVEVTFGQRRSQMLPPIAVLPRLRDEFNKPESWRATLPASGRLFVSLRELDEASELVLHPVGTLQISQRFAPLNLALDKVGNQKVSDVTRVTVTAETAELEVKGPAREKFAIAQYREMTDAAKLSAPAYEPLDSGVQLGSAGQPWATGRVAQRNVRYETIVIDTAFQRFSAGVIRVLDVLFSHFRKGAAVSRSPVSLAAEKRLQPFTALIAIDEDAFTLAQQIDNTPFEGATFGSHAEAAAHLEALVRANPLLADAVHVIPAAEARRAA; the protein is encoded by the coding sequence GTGAGCGACTTCCTTTCCCCGTTCGTGACGGCGCTCGCCCAGGCCTTCTCGCCGGTGGCGAACGGCTTCTCGAGCAAGCAGGAGCTCGAAGCGTTCCTCGCCCGCTACGGGTGGGACGTCGACGTCGACGGGGATCAGCTCGACGCGATCAACGTCGCGTTCGCCGTGGCGCCGCTGCTCGAGGCGGTGCTCGAGAACCTCGACGAACTGGTCGACGGCAGCGACGAAGCGCGCTTCCGCGCCGCGCTCGACATCCTCGAGCAGCTCAAGAACCTGATCGAGCACGTCGGCAATCTCGCGCCGGGCGGCGTCGGCGCGCTGTCGCCGCCGTTCGACGACGGCGCGTTCTGGTCCGAGCTTGGCGACGTCCTGTTCGAAGATCTGCTCGTCGAATACCTCCGGACCAATCAGGGGACGATCTTCGCTCTGCTGCACCTGATCGGGGCGATTCGTTTCGAGCGGGTGACGCCGGCCGGTCCGCGGCGCATGCCGTTCACGCGGGGACGCCTCGACTGGTCGGAGCTCGGTGCCTTCTTCGCCAGTCCCAACGACGCGTTGAAGGCGCGGTATTCGTGGGACACGCCGGGCGAGGACTTCGATCACGCCGCGCTGCTGCGGGCGCTCGAGCGCGGCCTGCACGCCCTGGGGGTGCGGGCGTCGATGCAGCCGCCGCGGCCCGCGCTGGCGGCGGCGCTCCTCCACGATGCGGTCGTCGCCGACGGCGTATCGGAGCTGGAGATGCCGATCGTCGACGGCATCGCGGCCGAAGACCAGACGTACTGGAAGATCGGTCTGGTCGCCGTGCCGGTGACCGATCCGGTGAAGGCGAACGTGGCGCCGACGGGCCTGGCCATCGCGCCAATCCTGCAGGGCGACCTCTCGATCCAGACCTACTTCGGGCGCGACATCTATCTGGAGCTGACCGGTGCGTTCGACGCCGACCGGTCGATCCTGCTGCGCATCTATCCCAACGACGTGACGCTCGACACCGCGTGGGAGAACGCGACCCTCGAAGCATCGATGGCGCTGGTCGGGGCCCCCGGCGAGCCGTGGCTGCTGCTCGGCGGGCGCGAGTCGACGCGCTTCGAGCTCGAGGGGTTCCACGCCTCCTACACGATTCGCGGCCGCATCGACGATCTCGAATCGATCGTCAGCATCGGCACCAGCGCGCCGGGGGCGTCACCGGTGAAGAAGCTCCGGCTGGTGCTGCAACTCGAGGGGGCCGACAGCTTCGTCTCCTCGATCGCCGGCGATCGTGATGTGGCGATCGAGGTCGGTGGGACGCTGACCTGGTCGTCGAAGCACGGATTCGCGTTCGAGGGGCAGGCCGGGTTCGAGCTGGCCATTCCGCTGCACCTCGAGCTGGGCCCGATCGAGATCTCGACGTTGTATCTGGCGCTGGCGGGGCGCACGCGCCACGGCACCGCCGTGCTCGACGGCGACTTCGGCGTCGGCATCGTCGGCCGCCTCGGGCCGTTGACCGCCGTGATCGAGAACATCGGCGTCCGCGCGTCGGTCGTGCCGCTGCCCGCGGGCGAAGGCGGGGCGGCCGGCACCGCCGATTTCGATCTGGGCTTCAAGCCGCCGAACGGCGTGGGCCTGTCGCTCGACGCCGGCGTCGTCAAGGGGGGCGGGTATCTCTATCTGGACTTCGACAAGGGGGAATACGCCGGCGCGCTCGAACTGACCATCGACGATTTCCTGTCGCTCAAGGCGATCGGACTGATCACCACGAAGCTGCCCGGGGGTCAGCCGGGGTTCTCGCTGCTGATCATCATCACCGCGGAGTTCAGCCCTGGGATTCAGCTCGGGTTCGGCTTCGCGCTGACCGGGGTCGGCGGATTGCTCGGCCTGCATCGCACGATGCGGCTCGATGCGCTGGTGGCGGGGGTCCGCACCGGCGCCGTGTCGCGCCTCCTCTTTCCCACCAACGTGGTCGAGAACGCGCCGCAGATCATCAGCGATCTGAAAGCGATCTTCCCGCCGCAGCAGGGCATCTTCCTGATCGGACCCATGGCGAAGATCAGCTGGGGCACGCCGCCGCTCCTGAACGTCTCGCTGGGCGTGATCATCCAGATCCCGGGCAACGTCGCCATCGTCGGCAAGCTGCGCGTCGCGCTGCCCACCGACGACGACGAGGCGGTCCTGGTGCTGCAGCTCGCCTTCGTCGGCGCGCTGGAGTTCGACAAGCGGCGGTTGTGGTTCTTCGCCGGCCTGTTCGAGTCGCGCGTGCTGTTCATCACGCTCGAAGGGGAGATGGGGCTGCTGCTGGACTTCAGCGACAACCCGAATTTCGTGATGTCGGTAGGCGGCTTCCACCCGCGCTTCACCGCGCCGCCGCTGCCGTTCCCGTCGCCGGCGCGGCTGGCGCTGACGCTGGTGAACGAGAGCTACGCACGGGTCCGCGTCGAGCTGTACTTCGCGATCACCTCGAACTCGGTCCAGATGGGGTGCCGCGCCGAAGCGTTCTTCGGGTTCGATGCCTTCAGCGTGACCGGGCACCTGAGCTTCGACGCGCTGCTGCGCTTCTCGCCGTTCTATCTGATCGTGCAGATTTCCGCCGGCTTCTCGGTGAAGGTCTTCGGCGTCGGCGTGTGGAGCGTGCGGCTGAAGGGTTCGCTGGAAGGCCCGACCCCGTGGCACATCGACGGCTCCGCGGAAATCTCGCTGCTGTTCTGGTCGTTCGACGTCGACGTCGAGGTCACCTTCGGGCAGCGCCGCTCGCAGATGCTGCCGCCGATCGCCGTGCTGCCGCGGCTGCGCGACGAGTTCAACAAGCCTGAAAGCTGGCGCGCGACGCTGCCGGCATCCGGCCGTCTCTTCGTGTCGCTGCGAGAGCTGGACGAGGCGAGCGAGCTGGTGCTGCATCCGGTCGGGACGCTGCAGATCAGCCAGCGGTTCGCGCCGTTGAACCTCGCGCTCGACAAGGTCGGCAACCAGAAGGTCTCCGATGTCACGCGGGTGACGGTCACCGCCGAGACCGCGGAGCTCGAGGTCAAGGGACCCGCGCGCGAGAAGTTCGCGATCGCGCAGTATCGCGAGATGACCGACGCGGCCAAGCTGTCGGCGCCCGCCTACGAGCCGCTCGACAGCGGCGTGCAGCTCGGTTCGGCAGGGCAGCCATGGGCCACCGGCCGCGTCGCGCAGCGCAACGTCCGCTACGAGACGATCGTCATCGACACCGCGTTCCAGCGCTTCAGCGCCGGCGTCATCCGCGTACTCGACGTGCT